AAAAAAAATTTATTATGACATACTTTCACTCCCAGTCAATAAAAGGAAGCAAAAAAGGTAAAAGAAGAAGGAAACTATTCCAAGAGAATAAGAAGTTTAGAGCCTTCCGATGCGGTGAGTTAAGTGTTTTTCAAATTAGGGATTATTTAATGTAAAATATATGATATTAATTATTAACAAGAAAGCTAACTTATATAACAGATCAATTATCATGTATCGTTATATAATGTATATATTTATATGTTTTTATTTTGATCAGTTTTGTTTGGTTTATTCGGTTTAAGGTTATAAACCTAACCATATCCATATCCTACAGTTTTTATAAAATCATAACCATTCGCTTTATATGGTATATACCAAAATTTAACCAGTCTATTTCGGTTCGGTTTAGTATTACCATATTGAATAGGTCTAGTTCTTACAGGAAATAATGCATAATAGAGTGAATCGATGGACAATTAAATTTCTTATGCAAGGCAGAAAGGAAGCAAATCAGTGGCAACAACAATGTCAAACCATGTGATGTCTTCGGTTACCAAAAACAAAGCATCAAAGTTAACAAGCATTGTATCTCAGTTATTGTGGAATTCAGAAGGGAATGGAACAGACGTACACTGGATTCCTTTGTGATAAGTTATGCCTACATAAAGATGATGAGATAACAGGAATTAGGACTTTGATGGACTTTAATACGGCTGTGTTGGGAAAACAATTTTGGCGCCTCATAGGAAAACCGGATTCATTATTTGTCAGAGTACTTAAAGGCCGGAAGGAAATTTTTTATAATATTGAGTATAGTTATCATTTATCTTTCTAAAGAAATATATTTTGCTCATTTTGACCTTTGAAGGCAAATTTGGAAACAAAAACTTGTTTTGGAGCTATTTGAAGCAATTTATCTTTAATTTATCAAAAAAAAATTATAAAATGTAGCACGAAATTAGTTAAAGTTATAAATTAGAATTTGATTTTGTATTACATGCTAGTTAAGATGATGTTATTTGATTTTGTAATCGGATTTTGAGTTATGCTAATTTGCAGAATCATATATCATAAGTTAAAAATACCGGTTACAATACTAGTAGTGATCATGTGAATAATAGTGTTATAAGTTATTTACGTGTTTACGCGAATGTTCTCAATGTTTTCCTGAAAGGCAACTGAAACTATGGTATTATGATGGGAAATGCAGTTAGGTTGTTTAAACAAAGGAGTTTTTGCAAAATTGACTGAAAACTAACCATGACTTTTTCGGATTATTCATTCCAAAAGTTTGGATTATTCACGAAAATGCCATAATTTTTTTTTTTTTTGAAAATACTTGTTTACTCAATCATCCTCATCTTCCTCTTTTATTTACAACATTATCATTATTATAAAATACACCAACCACCATGAACAACCAATTTCAATATCTAAATGCACCTAAAATCAACATCTACATCTTCATATTCTTATTTCTTACACACACAAACCATTTCCCTATCATTTCTTCGTCCTAAAATCCCAACTTTTTTTTTATTTCAAAAGCCTATAAGAGTTACTCAAGTTCATGATTATTGGTCAAGAATAAGTGGGTAACTTTCATTAAGAAATGATGTGTAATTGGAGAAGTTAAACATGAACCTCATTCGATCTAAGAATGATTTTTGAATTTTTTTCGGATCTGTTTGTCAGAGAAGACTTCCGTATAAGTATTCTCGCCGTAGAAGACTTATATGAAAGTTTTATGGTCAATGCATAAGTTAGTTTTGGAATTGACTTTATGTGTGTGTTTTAGAGACGAATTCCTGTAAGTCTTCCAACTTTTCTTTGTTAACAAAAAAAATCTCAAAAATACCAGAGGAGACTTACCGGGAAGTCTTCTCGGATAAACATGTTAGTTTTGAAATTGACCGAATTGTGTCAGAAATTTAATTTTCTCTCTCTACATAAGACTTTGATGGAAGTCGTCTCAACTGCCAGTGGAAGTCTTCTCACACTCGTTAAAAGTCATTTTAGATTACTTATGCAATTAAAAATTAAAATTAAAATATTTAATTTATCCAGATCTAGATTTTTATTCCGAGATTCTGGTCATACCTTTAGTTACGACTGAAGACTTCATGGAGGTCTTCTGGCTAAAACTAAATATTTAAGTTTTAATTTTCAATTGCAAAAGTAACCTAAGACGACTTTCAGTGAAAGTGAGAAGACTTTCACCGACAGTTGAGACTACTTCCATGGAAATCTTATGTAAAGAAGACTTTCATGTAAGTCTTCTAGAGAAAGACAAATTTCTGACACAATTCTATCAATTGCAAAACTAACCTTTTTTATCCAAGAAGACTGCTTCTCTGGTATTTTCGAGATTTTCTTAAAACAAAAGTAAGTCAATATTTACAAAGGAAGACTTCCACAAAAGTCTGATGTAGAGTAGACTTCTCTAGAAGTCTTCCTTTGTAAATTTGCAAATACAAAAGTGACCTACTTGGAATACTTCGTAGAAGTCTTCTACTGGAAGACTTCCTGGAAGTCTTCTACTGGAAGACTTCCTGGAAGTCTTCTACGTCAATGTGTAATAAACTTTCATTTTCTCTAAAATTAAAAAGACTTTTTAATATTTTCATGTTAATTCATGTATATTAGTCCATATTGGGGCTTTTGAATGAAATTTACAACTTAATTGGTGATAATTATGAGGTTACCAACATTCATGTTTATTAATGTCTCTAGCTAATCCTAGAATGTTTATTAAGAAGTATTCTACGTTAGTTTTTGTAAACTCGTATTTTTAAGAGTGTTAAGTAATTTTAATGGAATTTTTTAAAAATTTCAAAAGCGTTAAGTAATTTCAAGAATATCAATTCATGTGGTTTAATGTGTCTTCTTAGATCGTAAAATATTCATAAGATTTAATATTTCAGTTTTCACTTAAAATTTAATTTTTTCCGCTTAAATTTTAATTTTCCGCTTAAAATTTTCTGTTTATATTTTCAATTCTCGCTTAAAACTTAAGTCTTCCGAGAAGTCTTCACAGAAGACTTCTATTGAAAGTTGTATATGTTCTTTTCTTATGTAATGTTTGATTTTTTGTGAATTTAACTATGTTTTTTTAAGTCTTCTCGCTTAGTTTAGTAAATTTGACTAAATTTTTTTGTTATTGTGTTTTGCTATTGAAGTTGTATATAACTTCAATAATGTCAAGTACTTTTGACCAGATAATATGGTAGATATGAACATATTTGCCAATTTCTTTTCATTAACATCTCTTCAAATTTACAAAAAGAATCCACAACTAAAACAGTACACACACAAATCACATAACAAACCATTAACAAAACTATTATACTTAAGTTAGAGATCATTCCTCCACATAAATAAGCTTGGACTGCACTTGACATACACATCGTAAACTTTGATAGTCCTCTTGTTTCAGGTTTTTGAAGACTTCGTGGAAGACTTTCAGGAAGTCTTCTAGCTCATTATATGTTAGAATACTTCTGAGAAGACTTCTCTGGAAGTCTTCCAAAGTCTGACTCAGATCTGAAAAATATGCATATTCCAAAGCATTCAAATGGTTTCAAAATAAAGAAAATTTTCAAAATAAGATAAAAGTTTTAAGCAACAAAAGAATTTTTCAAAAGGTAAGAGCTTTAAGCACCAAGAGGTTACCAAATAAAGAAAATCATATTTAAAAATTTACTTTTAAAAGACTGGAAGATGACAACCATGTAATAAAAAAACCAGTAAAACAAGATAAATCAGTGAGAAAGACATGAGATAAAAATGAAAAAAAAATGATATAAAGTTTGGTGTTTTCAAGTTCAAAAAGATTACAGAAAGGTTTCAGAGTTTCAGAGTGAGGAACATTATATTTTTGTTGCAGCCGTTTAAGAGGAAGAGATAATATATAAATTTTTACATAGGGAGACAAAATTCAATAAGATTAAATATTTTCGATTCATAAGTCTTTTAGAGAAGTCTTCTAACCTAAAAAGTCTTATAGACCCTAAATTTACTATTCCCCAGAAGACTTCCGCATAAATCTTCTAGTGCATTATTTATTGGAGACTTACTTAAACCCTAAACTCAAAATAACTAACTAAGTAGAAACAAATACTTCATTGAAATTAAAATCGACTTTAAAGTGTTTAATATATACAAAACTAAACACATTGGTCAAATTTAATATTTTAAAAAAAAAATTAAGCTTCCAAAATCTAACCCTAAAAATACAAACAATACTACAACATATGTTACCAAACCATAAACCAAAGAATATTATGATACACTACATTCACTCATCTATGTTGAAAATAATTCAATTTTACTAGATGTTAATTTATATCATTTATTAATGTTTATAATTACATGATTTCAATATTTAACCCATCAAAATATTTTTTTATAAAATTTCTAAATTATTTTTAGGATCTAATTCTTGAGAAGACGACTTACAAAAACCACAGAATACTTACCCGAGTTATATTCGTAAAAATACATTCTGTTTTTATTTGTTTTTTTTAGTCATAATGAGTTGGTTGTAATTTCACTAGGTGTTTAAGTTACTTTTTCATTTGATTGTTAGGATATACTTTTGCATTTAAAATCAAGTTTTTAATCATTTTTCGAATTCCCATTAAACAAGAAGTTCTTTTTCCTGGATTTGTTCATGAATATTGGTTACATGGCCGGCTCGCATGAAACAAAAGTACTCTATGGTTTTCTTTCACTTTTCTTCCTAACCAAGTTTTGCATTCATTAGGAAAGAATGATATCTTTTGTATACATAATAAGAACATGCAGTATGAAAGCATCATTAGTTATAATATTTTGATTTTGATGTTTTCTGATTCAAATACTAAAATTTAGAAAACTGGGAAACATATTTGATTCAAGTGTTCCAACATATATGTTGTTTATAGATGTAGTCTAGTTTTATAAAAAGACTTAATTCAAAACTGAATAAAAATTACACCAAGACTAAATTCAATATATAATTTGGCAGTCACATTCTCTAAACGAAACCTTGAACCAAAATCAATTAGAAACAAATAAAACTGAATACCCATACACATTTTTGTTGGACCTTCCAAAACAAATTAGCCACTCAACCTCTCTAAAACTTAAACCCTGCATAAAAAGTACCAAAGCACATGGTATATTAGTAAACGTTTAATTTTGACTATATACTTTAACTAATTTCAAATTTTCAGAAGATGTTTACATCTTTAACCAAACAAATCCTAATACCGATCGATAACCCCCCGGACTTTTTTGCCATTTAAAATAAAAAGTAATGTTGTACACTTACGTGGAACAGTCCATGCTAGAGGAGATAGGGAAGCTGAGATGTGTGTTGCAAAGAGGAGGAAGCTCTTGGATCTTATCAGCCAACATCGGAGGCGTATAACCTCTCGTCATCATCTCAACACAATTACACAGAAGTCTCGGATTCTCTTTTTTGTGCTTGGCAATTATGTTAAGTTTTGCGATATGGACACAACATTTCTTACCGGGTTTGTAATAATTGCCCGTGAGAAATTCAAGACAATAAGAGAAATAATCATATGTGTATGCACAAAACGGTACGTACGAGTGAACTCGAATCATTAGCCTTGTATGATCGGAGACCACGAGAAGTAGTGAAAGTACGACTAATGTTGTCGTGTGTCTATTCATTTCTAAACTTTGAATTGATGTAAATGAGACACTGTTAGATTAGTTTATTATATAATTAAGAAGCAATATATGTATAGTGTTTAGTATTAGTCACATTTATTTCATGAACTTTTGGTTTTGCTGATGGTTAGATCATCGTTGACGTATATGCCATTGAAAACAATACAAATCGAATGAACTATATATAGAGGGAACGATAATTACTTGTATTATATTCGTAGTCTCTTTTAGCTCTAGAATATACCAGTACGTTTAGCATTTTTGGGACAAAGTTTATAATTCAAATTGTCATAAAGCCTCCAAAATATTAGAATTTTGAATTTTTAAAATTATGTGAAAATACTAAAGTTGGTAAAATAAATATACTCCTTCCAAACGCATATAAATTTACATACAAATAGCATTAAATCAAATTTTTGTTCAAAAAATAGCATACAATAGACAAAAATAAAAAAATAGCATTAATTAAAATCACTACAAGAAAACATATTTATTACAAGGGTCATATTTCTTGTTAATTCGTTGTAATAGAAGGGTTACAACGAATTAACAAGGAATAGCGTTTCGTTGTAAAACGTCCGTCGTAATGCAAGATTAAAAGCGAAAGAGAGTATTTCGTCGTAGTTTCGTAGTTACGCTTCATCGTAAAAGACTCGTATAGTTTCCTTGTAAAGTCGTCTTTAAGTACTTGTACAATTTACGACGAATTTACAAGTCTTTTAATGTAAAGTCCTTGTAATATTTACGAGGAATTTACAAGTATTTCCTAGTAAATTTTCCGTAAAGATTACGATGATTTTACAAGGAAATACTTGTAAAATCCTCGTAATCTTTACGAGAAATTTACATCTCATTGTCATATTATTATATTATTATGAAATATTCAAAATCAAAATATATAATTTATAAAATAAAATATTTTTTTTAAAAAAATATATAAATGTCATAAAATAATATTCAAATTAATAATAGAAAAAAAAAAAAAAATTGAAAAATAAAAAGCTAAAGGAGGACGCCGTCGAAGTAGTTGTTGGAGGTGTTTCTTCATGGAGAGTCTCGTACTTCATCTATGGGTTCCGTCTCGAAAAGTAGGATGAAGTCGTCCTTGTGGCTTCATTGATGAAGCATATTCATACCGNNNNNNNNNNNNNNNNNNNNNNNNNNNNNNNNNNNNNNNNNNNNNNNNNNNNNNNNNNNNNNNNNNNNNNNNNNNNNNNNNNNNNNNNNNNNNNNNNNNNNNNNNNNNNNNNNNNNNNNNNNNNNNNNNNNNNNNNNNNNNNNNNNNNNNNNNNNNNNNNNNNNNNNNNNNNNNNNNNNNNNNNNNNNNNNNNNNNNNNNNNNNNNNNNNNNNNNNNNNNNNNNNNNNNNNNNNNNNNNNNNNNNNNNNNNNNNNNNNNNNNNNNNNNNNNNNNNNNNNNNNNNNNNNNNNNNNNNNNNNNNNNNNNNNNNNNNNNNNNNNNNNNNNNNNNNNNNNNNNNNNNNNNNNNNNNNNNNNNNNNNNNNNNNNNNNNNNNNNNNNNNNNNNNNNNNNNNNNNNNNNNNNNNNNNNNNNNNNNNNNNNNNNNNNNNNNNNNNNNNNNNNNNNNNNNNNNNNNNNNNNNNNNNNNNNNNNNNNNNNNNNNNNNNNNNNNNNNNNNNNNNNNNNNNNNNNNNNNNNNNNNNNNNNNNNNNNNNNNNNNNNNNNNNNNNNNNNNNNNNNNNNNNNNNNNNNNNNNNNNNNNNNNNNNNNNNNNNNNNNNNNNNNNNNNNNNNNNNNNNNNNNNNNNNNNNNNNNNNNNNNNNNNNNNNNNNNNNNNNNNNNNNNNNNNNNNNNNNNNNNNNNNNNNNNNNNNNNNNNNNNNNNNNNNNNNNNNNNNNNNNNNNNNNNNNNNNNNNNNNNNNNNNNNNNNNNNNNNNNNNNNNNNNNNNNNNNNNNNNNNNNNNNNNNNNNNNNNNNNNNNNNNNNNNNNNNNNNNNNNNNNNNNNNNNNNNNNNNNNNNNNNNNNNNNNNNNNNNNNNNNNNNNNNNNNNNNNNNNNNNNNNNNNNNNNNNNNNNNNNNNNNNNNNNNNNNNNNNNNNNNNNNNNNNNNNNNNNNNNNNNNNNNNNNNNNNNNNNNNNNNNNNNNNNNNNNNNNNNNNNNNNNNNNNNNNNNNNNNNNNNNNNNNNNNNNNNNNNNNNNNNNNNNNNNNNNNNNNNNNNNNNNNNNNNNNNNNNNNNNNNNNNNNNNNNNNNNNNNNNNNNNNNNNNNNNNNNNNNNNNNNNNNNNNNNNNNNNNNNNNNNNNNNNNNNNNNNNNNNNNNNNNNNNNNNNNNNNNNNNNNNNNNNNNNNNNNNNNNNNNNNNNNNNNNNNNNNNNNNNNNNNNNNNNNNNNNNNNNNNNNNNNNNNNNNNNNNNNNNNNNNNNNNNNNNNNNNNNNNNNNNNNNNNNNNNNNNNNNNNNNNNNNNNNNNNNNNNNNNNNNNNNNNNNNNNNNNNNNNNNNNNNNNNNNNNNNNNNNNNNNNNNNNNNNNNNNNNNNNNNNNNNNNNNNNNNNNNNNNNNNNNNNNNNACGTTTTCACAAAAATTAATGGTAACATGTTTCGTCGTAAAAGCCTTGTAAAGTTACAAGGACTTTACAACGAATTTTCTCTTTCCTCGTAAAATCGACGTAAATTTACATGTAAATTACCACGAAACATTTTCCTTGTAACTTTACTACAACTTTACGACGAAATTCAGTTTTGTCGTAAAATCGTAGTAATTTTCTCGTAAATTTACGAGGAATATATTTTCTCGTAATTTTTCCTCGTTATAGGCATGTTTTCTTGTAGTGAATGTAAAAACAAACATATTTATATATTTAAGTTTATAATTTAGTGATTAGAATTTAGGATTTAATAATTAAGAGGCGGGATTGTGGTTAATGGTTTAAGATGCAGGGTAATTTAATGTTTTTAGTGATTAATAAATGATATTTTGGGTTGTCAAAAAATGATATTTTGGAGATTTTTATTCTTTTAATGCTATTTTTTGAGAAAAGATTTAAGAAAAATGCTATTTATGAGATTTGTCCAAAAATTTACTTGATTTGTCTGTCACGTTTGACAAAAATATCCCAAATAATTTGTTAATATGAATTGATTAAGTAATATATTAGAAATGTTAAATGGGTCATATTAATAAATGGACTGTTCAAATCATTATCCAAAAAACATTTTTTTTGTGTAGAGAGTGTAATATAAAGTCTGTATTGCCTCTGATTAAATGGATTTCATTCCTTGGCAGAAGAACAAATAATGGTTTCTTAAGTAATCCAAATCGTTTAAACACACAGAAATGTATAACATGTATGTATGTACACATCTATAATATATGAAGAAATGTACATACATGTATGTACTACACAAAGATCAAACTCTATCATGAGTCTGTATACATGTTCTATATAATCACAGAGCTGCGCCTTTTTATAAAGACAGCGACTTTAAATCTCTATTACAATTTTTTTTTTCAAGAAAACTCATCAGACTCTTCTTTGATACAACAAGACTCGAACTGGTTCTCTGTTTTTGTCCATTCCGGGCAAAATAAGCAAAAATCATTCAGACACATTATGCTATCAGCTTCTGGAATGTTTTGCTTTCTGTCTGGTGAATTCCTGGAGCTGCCGGTCGTGTTCTTCCAGCATCTGATCCACTTTTCTTGGCTGAGCCAGCAATGGACCCGACATGTACATTTTGTTATCCCCAGCATCATACTGTATGTAAAAACAACATAAACAGAAAGAGATGTAAAAGACAGTTTCTTGTCTGCAAAAGTAAAGGAAGAAAAGAATCTGTGAGAATAACTTACCCAAGACGGGTCATTTGGGATTTTGATTTGCCTCTTACTATTATCCATAGTGTCAGCTCTGTTGAATGCTCTCAAATTCCTCCTTTGCTGATCCATGATTGTTTGATCTGAGGAGCCAGTTGTGTCTACACGCGAACCGCTTTGTCCTGCTAAGTTAGCCCTGCTTGAAGGTGCTGCTGCATTGTCCTTCATGTAAGTAAACCGGCTGTGATTCCGGTTCTTCATCATGGGACCCGAGTGAGAGACTCTCCCACTCGTTGGATTGTTGCTGGTCATGTCCTTTGTAATCTGCATTTGCCTCGCCGAATGACCAGGAACACATTTTCTTAGATAAGGGTTCTGTATTGGACCAACAAGTATCTTTTTTTTGTTAATATTCTGATGGATCAGAGGCAACAACACCAAACCATAGCAGATCAAACCAATACTCTGTTACCTCCATAGCCGCTGTGAGTGATGGATTAGCTCTTAGCGGCGGGATAAGTTTTCTTTCATGTGATTGTCTCGTCTGAGAGTCTTGTCTTTCGTTCTTCTCTTGCCTCTTAGCATCGTCGCGGAGTTTAGCATCGATCTCTTTGCTTGGAGGATATTTCGGTAGAGAGGATGGATCACAAGCAAACGGCTCTGTGTTAAAGTACTGCTCCACAACAGCAACTATGTTGTGTTATCATCAAATCACAATATACTTGAATGATCACAAAAGTACATTAAAGTTAAAAGCAGCACCTCGCTCTCAAGAGCTTTAGCTGCAGAGCCTCTCCGGTCAGGATCTATAGAGAGTAAAGCCTCCAGAAGCGAGAGTACATTAGTAGGCAAGTCCTTAAACATCTCAGCTACACGTCGTCCGTAAGGAAGCGCGGGTCTAAACGCAGCTGAAGGTGGTAGCTTCAGTTTCCTCCAGTAATCTTCTGTTGGTGAACCACACAGCTTGAATATTTTATGCAGTTGCTCCACCTACAAACAGCTTATGAGAAATGAGTTCTAGATGGATTCAAGATTGTTTTATTCTACCTCGGTTTTGCCAGGCAAGATGGGTTTCCCAGAATATAGCTCGCCTAAGATACAGCCAGCGCTCCACAAATCAACACCAACACCATAATGACAAGCTCCAAGAAGAAGCTCTGGTGGTCGATACCATAGAGTCACAACACGGCTAGTCAAGGGAACAGTGTTCTGCGGGTCGAAAAACGTTGCTAACCCGAAGTCTGCTATCTTCAAGATCCCATTACTGTCGATAAGTAGGTTTGATCCCTTTATATCGCGGTGCAGAACACCGCGACTGTGACAATGATGAAGCCCGCTTAGAAGTTGTTTCATGTAACATTTAACCTTACATAAGAAGAAGAAGAAGTTTGAGTTTGATGAAAAGAACTGTGGTAGCGAGTTAGTGAGTTAGTACCTGAGGCTGAGAGAAGTTGATACCGGGAATGGAAGCAAGTCCAACGAGATCATGGTCCATATACTCGAAAACCAAGTAAAGAGAAGATGAAGCAGAGGCAGTGATCAAGCCTTGTAACTTGAGTACATTAGGATGATCAAGCCTCCTCATTACAATGATCTCTCTAGCCATAAACTTAACACTCTCTAAATCGCTGAGATCAAACCGGACTCTTTTAAGCGCAACAATCTTGTTATCCAAGAGATCACGAGCCTTGTAGACACTGCTGTACGTACCTTGTCCAATCTACAAAGAAGAAAGAAACATTCATTAAAACAAAGTTCACCATAGGAGCCAAATTGTATACTTACTTTCTCCAGTTTCTCAAAGGTGCTAGCACGACGTGGAGTCCAACCCACAAGTGCTTCACCAGCCACCGAGACTAGCCAAGCAGGCCATCCTGCAGCCACCTCTGGTTCTTCTTTAGCAACAACAGTACTAGGCTTTCTCTTTAGTTCCTTATCCTTGTCTTCGTCTTCATCTTCATCCGTGTCACCAATCTCTGCAATCTCCGGAGACAACCTAGTTGAACTGAACTTGGATCTGTCTTGTTGCTCTTCTTTACTCTGGCTCGAATCATCAATCCTCGAAGAAGAACGCTTCTCCGATGATTCTTTCCTTTGATGATGATGGTTTCTCTTTGGAGACTTCTTCTTTGAGATTATGCAACCCATGAGATGAGCCCCGATTCAACTCTTTATTACTTACTGTAGATACCCTAATTCATCCTTACCAAACTCAACTTCATTTTCCCGGCACCATCGAATCGAAACCAAGAACCTGATGTTTAACTCAATCCAAAGGGACCAAAAAAAAAAACGAACTTGAG
This genomic interval from Brassica oleracea var. oleracea cultivar TO1000 chromosome C2, BOL, whole genome shotgun sequence contains the following:
- the LOC106327506 gene encoding probable serine/threonine-protein kinase At1g54610, whose translation is MGCIISKKKSPKRNHHHQRKESSEKRSSSRIDDSSQSKEEQQDRSKFSSTRLSPEIAEIGDTDEDEDEDKDKELKRKPSTVVAKEEPEVAAGWPAWLVSVAGEALVGWTPRRASTFEKLEKIGQGTYSSVYKARDLLDNKIVALKRVRFDLSDLESVKFMAREIIVMRRLDHPNVLKLQGLITASASSSLYLVFEYMDHDLVGLASIPGINFSQPQVKCYMKQLLSGLHHCHSRGVLHRDIKGSNLLIDSNGILKIADFGLATFFDPQNTVPLTSRVVTLWYRPPELLLGACHYGVGVDLWSAGCILGELYSGKPILPGKTEVEQLHKIFKLCGSPTEDYWRKLKLPPSAAFRPALPYGRRVAEMFKDLPTNVLSLLEALLSIDPDRRGSAAKALESEYFNTEPFACDPSSLPKYPPSKEIDAKLRDDAKRQEKNERQDSQTRQSHERKLIPPLRANPSLTAAMENPYLRKCVPGHSARQMQITKDMTSNNPTSGRVSHSGPMMKNRNHSRFTYMKDNAAAPSSRANLAGQSGSRVDTTGSSDQTIMDQQRRNLRAFNRADTMDNSKRQIKIPNDPSWYDAGDNKMYMSGPLLAQPRKVDQMLEEHDRQLQEFTRQKAKHSRS
- the LOC106326291 gene encoding non-specific lipid-transfer protein 13, with the translated sequence MNRHTTTLVVLSLLLVVSDHTRLMIRVHSYVPFCAYTYDYFSYCLEFLTGNYYKPGKKCCVHIAKLNIIAKHKKENPRLLCNCVEMMTRGYTPPMLADKIQELPPLCNTHLSFPISSSMDCST